The DNA sequence TAACCCACTTGTAAACTTTTCTCTCGATGCTGAAGGAGCAAAAATCTTTGCAGAATTAACTACAAGCAATGTCGGAAAAAGGCTTGCCATAGTTTCGGACAATAAGATAAAATCAGCCCCAAACCTCAAGGAACCTATCACCGGAGGTTCGGGAAGCATAAGCGGAATGTCTGCAACAGAGGCAAATAACCTTAAAACCGTTTTAAGAACTGCATGGCTAAATGTTCCGCTCCAGCTTGAAACTCAGCAGGTTGTAGGAGCCAGCTTAGGCGACGAAAAGATTAATGAAGGTATTAAGGCATTGCAGTGGGGCTTAATTGCCGTCTTGATTTTTATGCTTGTATTCTATAAAGAAGCCGGAATCAATGCCTGTATTGCTCAAATTTTAAACCTTTATATCATGTTCAGTATTCTTTCAGCCTTCAATTTAACTCTTACCTTGCCCAGTATTGCAGGTATGATTTTAACTATAGGTATGGCAGTCGATGCTAACGTTGTGGTTTTTGAAAGAATAAAAGAAGAACTAAGGATTGGTAAAACAAGAGAAGCCTCCATAAACGCAGGCTTTGAACATGCCTTTTCTGCAATTATGGACTCAAACATTACAACCTTCATTGCGGCCTTCTTTTTGTCAATTCTCGGAACCGGACCGATAAAGGGCTTTGCATACAGCTTAGCCATAGGTGTTGTTTCTTCAGTATTTACCGCTTTGTTTGTTTCAAGATTAATTTTTGACTTTGGAACTCAGACATTAAAATTGGAGAAGATTCATATCAGCTGGAGGAAGTTATAAAATGAAAAAAATAATCAGTTTTTCGAAATTGTTCGTTCCGGGCATTATTTTCAGTATAGGGCTTATAGCCTTCGGAATTATAGGGTATTTTACCAAAGGAATAAATTTCGGTATTGACTTTCAGGCCGGTTTTATCGAAAAGGTAAAAATCGCCCCCACAGCAGTAGAGCTTTCCTATGAAGGACCTTTAACGGTTTCTTTTTCGCAAGGTATATCCGACATTTCGATTACTACCACCTCTCTGGATGGAGAAAACAAATCTTATGTCTTTAAGTTTGCCGATAATCCGACTCTTAAAGACTTCGCTGACGGACTTGCCTCTATTGATGGTTTAAAGGTAAAAGTTACCGCTTCGGGAAATGTGCTTCTTAAAAACTTGTTTTCCAATTCGGAATCTTCTTCCCGTCTTTCGGCTAATGTGTTTAGACTTCACCATTTGGAAAAAGGTCTTAAACCGATAAATACCGATGAGGTTCGCCATGCGCTTTCTTCAATACCCTCAGTTTCGGTTCAACAGCTGGGAACGCCTGAAGACAGGTATTTTCAGATAAGACTTGCCGATGACGGAAAATATGAAGATGCAAACAAAGAATTACGCTCGATTATAAACACTGCCTTAAATGCAGCCTACGGCCCGGAAAACATTGCAGTTATAAGTACGGACTTTGTAGGTTCCCGTTTTTCTTCTTCATTGGCACAACAGGCAATATTGCTGGTAGGCGGCGCCTTGGTTTTAATCTTTGTTTATGCAATGTTCCGTTTTCAGTGGAATTTTTCGCTTGCGGCAATTATTGCTTTGCTCCACGATACGATCGTAATGATTATGTTTATCTCATGGACACAGATGGAATTTAATTCTACGACAATAGCGGCCATTCTTACGATTATAGGTTATTCTATAAACGACACAATCGTTATCTTTGACCGTATCCGCGAAAAGATTCATCTTGAACCTAAGCTGGAATGCAAGGAAATTTTAGACAAAGCCCTGTCTGAGGTATTTACCCGAACAATTATTACAACCCTTACAACGATGGTTGCGGTTGTAGCACTGTATTTGTTTACCACCGATTCGATGAAGGATTTTGCATTAGCCTTAATTGTAGGTCTTATAAGCGGAACCTATTCATCAATCTATATCGCATCTTATTTTATTGCTCTTACCTCCAAGGGTAAAAAAGCCGGAGAGATGATTACCAGAGGCAAAAAAGCCCCCGGAGAACTTTCAGGAGCGGTTATCTAACAAGATAGAATAAATCTCAGTATAGAATTTATTCGTGTGGAGGGTTTAATACCCCGACGCTTGCGTCGGGGTTGTTGATTTTAAGTCAAGTGGCCGGTTAAAAATCGGCTGCTTTTTTTATGTATTTTGAGCTATTTGTTTTAAGGCCTCGGCAGCTTGTTTAACTTCTTCAAAGGTATTAAAAGAAGAAAAGCTAAAGCGGACTATGCCCTGTTCTTCGGTTCCGAGGGCTTTGTGTACCAAGGGAGCGCAGTGGGCACCCGGCCGGCTTGCGATGCCGAACTCTTCATCGAGGAGGCGGCTTATTTCTCCCGAGGGAATGTCTCCTATGTTTATACCTACGACCGCCCCTGTTTTTTCGCTCCAAGGATTTCCGTATATTTTAAGATTAGGAATAGTTTTAATTTCCGCGATAAAACACAATTTTAAATCGGCCAATTTCTTTTGAATGGAGGCAACTCCTGTTTCTAAAATATAGGAAGCCCCGGCATTTAAGCCCATAAAGGACGGAACATTCATGGTGCCTGCTTCAAAGATGTCGGGCATCTCTGAGGGATGAGTCTTATCAAAAGAGTGAACTCCGCTTCCTCCCGAAAAGACGGGAGCAAACTCGAAATTTCCGCTCACAATAATACCGCCCGTACCCTGAGGCCCGTAGAGCCCCTTGTGGCCGGTAAAACAAAAAATGCTTTGTCCGTATTTTGATACGTCTATAGGAATTGTACCCGCACTTTGCGAAGCATCGACAATTAAGATTAGACCGTGTTTTTTGCATATGGAATGAACATAGTCCAAATCACAGATTGAACCTATCACGTTTGAGCAGTGGTTGACAATAATGGCTTTGGTGTTTGATTTGACCTCTTTTTCGATGAGCTCATAACACAAAAAGCCGTCTTGGATAGGAATAATTGAAAGTTCGGCTCCTTCTTTTTCGAGCTGATAAAGGGGGCGCAAGACCGAGTTATGTTCAAGAACGGTGGTTATGATGTGAGTATTTTCTTTGCCTGAAAAAAGGCTTTTTATAACAAGGTTTAAGGCAGATGTAGCATTTTGACAAAGAGCAACATTTAAGAGATTTTTTATATTAAAAAGCTTTGCCAAAGTTTGCCTTGTTTTAAAAAGCTCTGTGAGCGCTGCATGGGCCGTACTATGAGCTCCTCTCCCCGGATTCCCGAATTGATGTGAAGCAATCCCCTTAAATACCTCTTGGGCCACGCTTTCAGGCTTTTGAAGGGTGGTTGCGCTATTGTCAAGATAGATCATATTTTTCCACAAACCTCTTATTTGTTTCTATTTTTAAAAGATAAGTTCCCGTATAAGGAATTTCGGCCTCGGTTAAAAGGCTTGAAGCCATTTTTATGCCTTCTTCATTTACCCGTAACACAAGCCCGCAGCCCGCAGAAATTTCAGGCGGAAGAGGAATAAGTCTCGCCTCAGTCAGCCTCCCGCTCGAAGTTTCCAATGCTGCACCATTGGAAACTTCAGCTGAAGCTGTAACTGCGTCAGCAGTTACAGCTTCAGCCGCTATCGCATGATGAGAAGACGAAAACGAAAAAACTCCGTAGGTTTTCAAATTTCTATTCCGTTACGCTTTGCCCGTTTAACTTTGGTAAACTATGGACGCACTACAAAGTGGGTGCGCATTATTTCGGTAATGCGGTACATATTTGTAGGACTTCCTACCTTGAGCTTTTCTTTAAGCCCGTAAAAGTCCAGACACAAGCCGCAAGACAGAACTTCGCAGCCTTGAGAGGCAAGAGCTTTTAGGTCGTTTATGGTTTTTTCGTTTTCGGTTGTAAGCTTTACACCCGAATTATAGCAGACAACGAACTTAGGAAGTACATCCTGTTCCGTGAGGGCATAGATAAAGCCTTCTAAAAGCTTTTTGCCGAAGCCTTCATCTCCCGAACCCATCTGATCCGAGTTTATCACAACGGCATATTCACCGCTTGAAGTTTGAGGAACGGCAACAGGATTTAAATTTACGCCGTCTTTTGCCTTTAAAAGAACTGTAAACTCTTTTTCAGAAATCTTGTTTACTTCAACCCCTATACCGAGCTGAGCCGCCATCTTTGAAAGGTTTTGAGTTGCAACCTCATTATCAACCTTGACCGAGATATTTTCTTTACCCGTATTTTCCCTGACAGCCTTTTTTGCCATAATAACGGGAATAGGACAAGCCTGTCCCATAGCATTTACTTCTATCATAAAAACCTCACAATATATTAAATTTTTAGATATATTATCATAAATGCTTATAATTAGTCAATGATGAGAATTATTTTAATATTGTTTTGCTTATATTAAATATCTTTGCTTAAATCGGCAATAGTTGTTTTGTTAAGCGAATCCTTCATTGCATTTTGGGCATCATCTAATTTAACATCAAGCACAAGATGAATTTTTCTTCCCACAAGACATTTAGGATTGGGCTTAGGATGAAAATTAAAAATATCCCTCTCTTCCTCACCCTCATTGATTGCATTATAAACATCGAGAAGCGTTATTTTATCTGCGGCTTGAGCCAAGTGCGACCCGCCGACACCTGCAGCAGTTTCTACAAGCCCCGCTTTTTGTAACTGAAGCAAAATTTTTCTTATGATAACGGCATTTACACCCGTGCTTGCCGAAATAAAATCAGAAGTAACACGCATGTCCTTTTCAAAATACATGATACATAAAAGCGTATGTACTGCTGCAGTAAACCGAACACTTATTTTCATGTTTTCAATTATACCATTTTCTTTAATACTTCGCCAATATCATCATTGATACAGATAGATTGCTTTTCTATTTTGAGAGGTACAACAGCTTCTCCAAAATTGATACAGGCATAAGCCGCATTCGGATTTTTTTCGGTCATCTGCCAAAACGGATACTTTATGATTCTGGGTGTGTTTCCGCCGACGCCGAGTTCAAGGAATAAGACTTTTCCGTCGCCTTCCTGTTCACCGTTTTTTATTATATTCCGAGTTTGCAAAAACTTTTCATATTGTTTTGATGCCTTGTGCCAGCCTTTGTCCGCTACAAAAGTGTGGTCTGCCCGAAGATTCATACTCATCGGTTTTCCGCAGACAGGACAGTGGGGAATAAGTTCTGTCGGAACTTTCATTTCATTGCGAAATTCCCACATTGCTCGGATTTGTTTTTCGTTGTCATAAGTTTCCTCATGACACGGCTCGCTGCATTGAAACAATCCGAAGTCACCCTGCGTGTAAAATAGCCGGTTCTTGTCAAAACCCGCTTTTTGAAAGCAATGGTCTACATTTGTCGTAATCACAAAATAGTCCTTATCCTTCACAAGCGCAAACAGATCTTTATAGACCGGTTTCGGCGGATCCATATAGCGGTTTATCATAATATAACGGCTCCAACAAGATTTATAGCATGAAGAAAGCAAATCGCAATCAGTTTGAGTAGGATGTCCGTCCACAATCGGGCCGACAGTATGAAGCACAAACTTACACGGCAGATTAAATGCCGGAGTGATTTTTGCTTGTCCTGTCGGCTCTTCATGCCCTTGCTTTTTTATAATCGAATCGCAGGCGGCACGGAGCCTTATTCCTGCAAATGTGTGTATGCAGTTGTCGATACAGGAGTGGCAGGGCTGCCAGCAGCCTGTCATTCCGCTGTTCGCTGCATTTACGATTGCATCAACTTTGAGTGTAGTGATGTCGCCTCGCCAAATGTAAAGATCATCACAAGCCGGAACTAAATCCGTTATGTCGGTAATTCCGCTCAATTTAATTTCTTCCTGCAAATACTCATCTTCAATATGCAAAAACTTTTCACTCGCAGGAACTGCATGACGCACATTTACAAGTGAACGAAGAAGATGTTTTTGCTCTGTTTCACTTTCAGGAATCTGCACTCCTCTGTATTGTGAATTTTCTGCGAGAAGATATTCAATTAAAAAACGCCGCCTCTCTGTTTGTGTCATAATTCACCTTCTTTAAAATTGAACAGCTAAACAAAATATCAATTTTGGAAGCTGTTCAATTCTGCCGTTTTGTAACGAAGTAAAAAAACGGCATACAATAAAGCGATGTTTGCCGAAAGGCAAACTCGTTTTGTTTTAAGCGGCACCATTTGTACCGCTTAAAACAAACATTCCTTAAAAGAAAACTCTATCGGCCTTGAAAAATCATTTCGCTCTTCCAAACCTTTTACATGACCAAGATTATTCACTGAACCGCAGATATTCTTCAAATAAAAAACTTTGAACAACGGATGTTCTTGATTGTTATTGTAAAGTTCTCGAACAAGCTTGCTTTTTTGCATTATTGCCTTTTTAATCCCGCGGATTTCTTCGCTTTCTACCGGAAATACAACTTCTGCACTGAACCGAATCAACGCTGTTGTAATTTCATCTTTCTGCAGACGGCTTCCGCACAAATCTATAAACGGCGATTTTTGTAATTCCGCATACATCGCCTTTTCGCTGTTTGTACAGAACCATAATTTATCATCACGCAAAATCATATACTGAACCGGACGTACTTTCGGCTTTCCGTCAAGCCCGATTGTAGCCATATACTGTAAGCCTATTTCATCAAGATATGCTGCGATATCGTTTATACTTAGTTTCCTTTCCATTACAACCTCATTAAAAATGCCAGGTATCTGTGTAAGTTATTCGAATCGTTGTTCTAATTAACTTACATCTATAATATACAACAAATCGCTTGTAATGTCAATAGAACTTCTGATTTTTTATGAAAAAAAATCGAAATTTAACATGATTTTTATGCAAAAAACTACTAATTGCGTAAAATCCGCTCTATTTTCTAAATATTATATTTTAAAATAAGCCTCACTATACGTACATTAATACACATAAAAGGCACACAGCTTGACTGCCTGCCGATTGCAACCCTTTGTTATGTTATTATTTCCTGTAAAACTTTTTTATAAAAAATATTAAAATTTTCTACCTTATAGGAACCGTAAATTTTTTCAAAATAATTAAAACTTTTAATATATTCATCTCTTGTAAAATCTTTTATTTTGTTTGCACCTTGCACATTTGTTATAAATATTTCAAACCCCATGGCAAAATCTTTAATATCGTCAGTTTTTATTTTTTTTAAGTATTTTCCGTTTTTATATAATCCTAATGCTTTCTCAATAAGTTCTTTATCATAAAGCAGAAGTATGGAGATGAAATTTATTAAATCAATATTTTCAAAAAGTAATTTTTTATATTCATCGGCTTTTTCACTTTTTAAATAGAATAATTCTCTAAGACATCTGGAAGTTAATATAGGATTTTTTTTGTAATACTCATCAATAAAAGCTCTTTCTAAATATTTGCAATTACTTTTGTTTTGCATTTTTGCAAATGCTAAAATTGCACCTTCCTTTTTAAATAGAAAATCAGAGTATAAATATACTGAAAATTTTTCACAAAAATCAATTTCCTTCAATTTTGAATCTATATATTCAAAATCTTTGTCATTGACATTTAAAGTAACATATAAATCAATTAAAAATACTATGATATTTGAAAAAATAAAGTCATTTTCAGTTTTTTGATCTATATCGATCAACTTATATAAATCAAACGGTATATTGAGGATTTCATCTTTAGAAAAATATTTATAGAATTCCTTACAGTCATATAATCCACTAGAAAAAACTTCGTTTATATTCATTACTCCAACGCCTCAATGCAAGTGTTATACATTTAATTAAGCTTCAAAAACACAGTTTTTGTCAGTTTAAACCGGTTGTTGAATGTTCCTGACTCATTGCTTTTTGCTCCAAGATTCCTACTATTCTTTTGATTATATTTTTAAAATATTCAGCCCATTCTTTTATATCTTTTTCTTCAATATATCTAAGCCAAATGTCCATATCATTATTATATACATCTTTTACGGGTTCGTAATTTTTCAAAAACCATTTTTTAATATCATCAGACATATTTAGCAATGGATAATTTGAAGGCGGCTTTTTCATTTTTTTTCTTATTTCATTCTCTTTTTTTGTAATGTATTTTAATTCTTCTTGTGTTAAATAATGACTTATTCTATTCCTCTCAATAGCCTTAGCGCCTATTCCATCTGTTTCACTTAACTGAAATTCGATGACAAATTTTGATCCTGTATAAAAATTAAAAGCGCTTTGAGCACATTGAAACCAAAATATTACATATAATTCGTTTATTTGCTTATAAAAACCAAGCATTCCGCCTTTAGTCTTTTTATATCCTAATGCTTTAAAATCTTCCTTAATTGTTACATTTATAGTTTTATATACTTCAGTTGATTTCATTTTTTCTCCTTATATTCTATCATTTCTTTATTCAAAAATACATTTGCATAATATTCATATTCTCTTAGTTCCGGATATTTTTGAAAATCAATATATGGAGCTTTACAATAGGGACATCTAAAAGGATTGTAAAATTTAAATCTTCCATATCCTTTTTTTTCTAATTGAGAATCAATTCTTTTTACCGATTCTTCTGAAATATTTTTACATAACTGACCAGGCATATCTTCAATTGCATCATAGGGTACCATTAAAGTTTCGCTGCCATCATCTGAATAAAAATACTGGAAATAACCATTTCCTGCATGGTAACTATGAATATTAAAACTTTTTTTGCATTCGTCGCAAATACAGCATAATCTGAAATTTGAAGGAGTTATAAATCCCGAAAAATGTAAGCCTCTGCTGAATAATCCCA is a window from the Treponema denticola genome containing:
- the secF gene encoding protein translocase subunit SecF; amino-acid sequence: MKKIISFSKLFVPGIIFSIGLIAFGIIGYFTKGINFGIDFQAGFIEKVKIAPTAVELSYEGPLTVSFSQGISDISITTTSLDGENKSYVFKFADNPTLKDFADGLASIDGLKVKVTASGNVLLKNLFSNSESSSRLSANVFRLHHLEKGLKPINTDEVRHALSSIPSVSVQQLGTPEDRYFQIRLADDGKYEDANKELRSIINTALNAAYGPENIAVISTDFVGSRFSSSLAQQAILLVGGALVLIFVYAMFRFQWNFSLAAIIALLHDTIVMIMFISWTQMEFNSTTIAAILTIIGYSINDTIVIFDRIREKIHLEPKLECKEILDKALSEVFTRTIITTLTTMVAVVALYLFTTDSMKDFALALIVGLISGTYSSIYIASYFIALTSKGKKAGEMITRGKKAPGELSGAVI
- a CDS encoding aminotransferase class V-fold PLP-dependent enzyme; translation: MIYLDNSATTLQKPESVAQEVFKGIASHQFGNPGRGAHSTAHAALTELFKTRQTLAKLFNIKNLLNVALCQNATSALNLVIKSLFSGKENTHIITTVLEHNSVLRPLYQLEKEGAELSIIPIQDGFLCYELIEKEVKSNTKAIIVNHCSNVIGSICDLDYVHSICKKHGLILIVDASQSAGTIPIDVSKYGQSIFCFTGHKGLYGPQGTGGIIVSGNFEFAPVFSGGSGVHSFDKTHPSEMPDIFEAGTMNVPSFMGLNAGASYILETGVASIQKKLADLKLCFIAEIKTIPNLKIYGNPWSEKTGAVVGINIGDIPSGEISRLLDEEFGIASRPGAHCAPLVHKALGTEEQGIVRFSFSSFNTFEEVKQAAEALKQIAQNT
- a CDS encoding DUF3343 domain-containing protein; protein product: MKTYGVFSFSSSHHAIAAEAVTADAVTASAEVSNGAALETSSGRLTEARLIPLPPEISAGCGLVLRVNEEGIKMASSLLTEAEIPYTGTYLLKIETNKRFVEKYDLS
- the yedF gene encoding sulfurtransferase-like selenium metabolism protein YedF, yielding MIEVNAMGQACPIPVIMAKKAVRENTGKENISVKVDNEVATQNLSKMAAQLGIGVEVNKISEKEFTVLLKAKDGVNLNPVAVPQTSSGEYAVVINSDQMGSGDEGFGKKLLEGFIYALTEQDVLPKFVVCYNSGVKLTTENEKTINDLKALASQGCEVLSCGLCLDFYGLKEKLKVGSPTNMYRITEIMRTHFVVRP
- a CDS encoding Rrf2 family transcriptional regulator; the protein is MKISVRFTAAVHTLLCIMYFEKDMRVTSDFISASTGVNAVIIRKILLQLQKAGLVETAAGVGGSHLAQAADKITLLDVYNAINEGEEERDIFNFHPKPNPKCLVGRKIHLVLDVKLDDAQNAMKDSLNKTTIADLSKDI
- a CDS encoding pyridoxamine 5'-phosphate oxidase family protein; its protein translation is MERKLSINDIAAYLDEIGLQYMATIGLDGKPKVRPVQYMILRDDKLWFCTNSEKAMYAELQKSPFIDLCGSRLQKDEITTALIRFSAEVVFPVESEEIRGIKKAIMQKSKLVRELYNNNQEHPLFKVFYLKNICGSVNNLGHVKGLEERNDFSRPIEFSFKECLF